From one Leifsonia sp. Root1293 genomic stretch:
- a CDS encoding CoA transferase — MSPARVRPLLPRILADLGDPPSLLSAVSAPESAVPLASELPVGSLAQDSVDAAALEAAAIVQAKTGALPRVGSHPRRIAASYSSERWFRIDGEAQPAWAPLSGFWAASDGWVRTHGNYPHHAERLRMALGLPSDAGTDELRDRISLAPAAAVAAAITAAGGIAVVVATLDENAVGASAALPLVEGERIGGGEPRGWAEDDLPLSGIRVLDLTRVIAGPVATRTLALFGADVLRIDSARLPEIGWQHLDTGAGKRSALLDLGAAADRRRFDRLLATADVVVLGYRPASLTALGLTPAAMAARHPGVIIGRLSAWGFSGPDAERRGFDSIVQAASGISWIESVDGTTPGALPAQALDHSAGYLLAAGIMSRLRRQRAEGGTHLVSVSLARVASELLTLPRLPRAEADPSLDDQAQEFATGAGLVRSVRPAPWFEGSPDTFPDGPHPWGTDAAEWLPR, encoded by the coding sequence ATGAGCCCCGCTCGAGTCCGCCCACTGCTCCCCCGGATTCTCGCGGATCTGGGCGATCCCCCGTCCCTGCTCAGTGCTGTCTCGGCACCTGAGAGCGCCGTCCCGCTCGCGTCGGAGCTGCCTGTCGGCTCGCTCGCCCAGGACAGCGTCGACGCTGCGGCACTCGAGGCCGCTGCGATCGTTCAGGCGAAGACGGGTGCGCTCCCCCGCGTGGGCTCCCACCCCAGGCGCATCGCCGCCTCCTACTCGAGCGAGCGCTGGTTCCGCATCGATGGCGAGGCCCAGCCGGCCTGGGCTCCGCTTTCGGGCTTCTGGGCGGCATCCGATGGCTGGGTGCGCACTCACGGCAACTACCCGCATCACGCGGAACGTCTGCGGATGGCACTCGGCCTGCCATCCGACGCCGGAACCGACGAGCTCCGCGACCGGATCTCACTCGCGCCGGCCGCCGCAGTCGCCGCCGCCATCACGGCCGCCGGTGGGATCGCCGTCGTCGTCGCCACCCTCGACGAGAACGCCGTCGGGGCATCGGCGGCTCTGCCGCTGGTGGAGGGCGAGCGGATCGGCGGCGGCGAACCGCGCGGATGGGCGGAGGACGACCTGCCGCTGAGCGGCATCCGGGTGCTTGACCTCACGAGGGTGATCGCCGGCCCCGTCGCCACCCGCACCCTGGCCTTGTTCGGCGCCGACGTGCTGCGCATCGATTCCGCTCGGCTGCCGGAGATCGGGTGGCAGCACCTCGACACCGGTGCCGGCAAACGCAGTGCACTGCTCGACCTGGGAGCCGCCGCGGATCGACGGAGGTTCGATCGACTTCTTGCGACGGCCGACGTCGTGGTGCTCGGGTATCGACCGGCATCGCTGACTGCGCTCGGGCTGACGCCGGCCGCAATGGCGGCCCGGCATCCGGGCGTCATCATCGGACGGCTCTCGGCGTGGGGGTTCTCGGGCCCGGATGCCGAGCGTCGTGGGTTCGACAGCATCGTGCAGGCGGCATCCGGGATCTCCTGGATCGAATCGGTGGACGGGACCACGCCGGGGGCGCTGCCCGCGCAGGCGCTCGATCACTCCGCCGGCTACCTCCTCGCCGCCGGGATCATGTCGCGACTCCGGCGGCAGCGGGCTGAGGGCGGCACCCACCTGGTGTCGGTCTCCCTCGCCCGGGTCGCCTCGGAACTGCTGACCCTGCCCCGCCTTCCCCGTGCCGAGGCCGATCCGTCGCTGGACGATCAGGCCCAGGAGTTCGCGACAGGGGCCGGTCTCGTGCGGTCGGTGCGACCGGCACCGTGGTTCGAGGGCTCGCCGGACACGTTCCCCGATGGGCCGCATCCGTGGGGCACCGATGCGGCGGAGTGGCTGCCGCGCTGA
- the argH gene encoding argininosuccinate lyase has protein sequence MAEKNTTNEGSLWGARFASGPSPELQALSRSTHFDWRLAGYDIAGSRAHAQALAAAGYLSADELTAMLAGLDTLLGRIESGELIAAPSDEDVHGALEGALIAVIGPELGGKLRAGRSRNDQIATLVRLYLRDHAVRIAELLIDLIDALAAQASAHDHAIMPGRTHLQHAQPVLLAHHLLAHCWPFVRDLERLADWARRTDASPYGSGALAGNTLGLDAALVARELGFSRVVENSIDGTASRDVVAEFAFIAAQIGVDLSRIAEEIILWNTREFGFVTLDDGYSTGSSIMPQKKNPDIAELARGKAGRLIGNLTGLLSTLKGLPLAYNRDLQEDKEPVFDSVDTLEVLLPAFTGMVATLRFHTDRMAELAPQGFSLATDIAEWLVKQHVPFRDAHEFSGSVVAYAEANDLELHEVPDEVLAGISPHLTPAVRDVLTVSGSVGSRTGLGGTAPERVAEQLATLTARVRSLAEGLTPSRA, from the coding sequence ATGGCCGAGAAGAACACGACCAACGAGGGTTCGCTCTGGGGTGCACGTTTCGCCAGCGGTCCGTCGCCCGAACTCCAGGCGCTCAGCCGTTCCACCCACTTCGACTGGCGTCTGGCCGGCTACGACATCGCAGGTTCCCGGGCGCACGCCCAGGCTCTCGCGGCCGCCGGTTACCTGAGCGCTGACGAGTTGACGGCGATGCTCGCCGGCCTCGACACCCTGCTCGGGCGTATCGAGAGCGGCGAGCTGATCGCCGCTCCGAGCGATGAAGACGTGCACGGTGCCCTCGAGGGCGCACTCATCGCCGTGATCGGTCCCGAGCTCGGCGGCAAGCTGCGCGCCGGCCGCAGCCGCAACGACCAGATCGCCACGCTCGTCCGGCTCTACCTGCGCGACCACGCCGTTCGGATCGCCGAACTGCTCATCGACTTGATCGATGCACTCGCCGCCCAGGCCAGCGCTCACGATCACGCCATCATGCCGGGTCGCACCCACCTCCAGCACGCCCAGCCCGTGCTGCTCGCCCACCACCTGCTCGCGCACTGCTGGCCGTTCGTGCGCGACCTGGAGCGCCTCGCCGACTGGGCACGGCGCACGGATGCGTCTCCGTACGGCTCCGGTGCGCTCGCCGGCAACACCCTCGGCCTCGACGCAGCGCTCGTCGCCCGCGAGCTCGGCTTCTCCCGAGTGGTCGAGAACTCGATCGACGGCACGGCGAGCCGCGACGTCGTGGCGGAGTTCGCGTTCATCGCGGCGCAGATCGGGGTCGACCTCTCGCGCATCGCCGAGGAGATCATCCTCTGGAACACGCGCGAGTTCGGCTTCGTCACCCTCGACGACGGTTACTCGACAGGCTCGTCGATCATGCCCCAGAAGAAGAACCCCGACATCGCGGAGCTCGCTCGGGGCAAGGCGGGGCGTCTCATCGGAAACCTGACGGGCCTCCTCTCCACGCTCAAGGGCCTTCCGCTCGCGTACAACCGCGACCTCCAGGAGGACAAGGAGCCGGTGTTCGACTCCGTCGACACGCTCGAGGTGCTGCTGCCGGCCTTCACCGGCATGGTCGCCACCCTCCGCTTCCACACCGACCGGATGGCCGAGCTCGCGCCCCAGGGCTTCTCGCTCGCCACCGACATCGCGGAATGGCTGGTCAAACAGCACGTCCCGTTCCGCGACGCACACGAGTTCTCGGGATCCGTCGTCGCCTATGCCGAGGCCAACGACCTCGAGCTGCACGAGGTCCCCGACGAAGTGCTCGCCGGGATCTCTCCTCATCTGACCCCGGCGGTGCGCGACGTGCTCACGGTCTCCGGCTCCGTCGGCAGCCGCACCGGACTCGGCGGCACGGCTCCCGAGCGCGTCGCGGAGCAGCTCGCGACACTGACGGCACGGGTGCGATCGCTCGCCGAGGGCCTGACGCCGTCGCGGGCCTGA
- the tyrS gene encoding tyrosine--tRNA ligase — translation MSDPAILAEQSNDPSFPDIWEELVWRGLVHVSTDEGELHALLAGDPITFYCGFDPTAPSLHLGNLVQLLVMRRLQLAGHRPLGLVGGSTGLIGDPRPTAERTLNTRETVTEWVGYLQGQVSRFLSAEGDNGMRLVNNLDWTAPLSAIDFLREIGKHYRVGTMIKKDAVAARLNSDAGISYTEFSYQILQGLDYLELYRSYGCVLQTGGSDQWGNLTSGTDLIHRAEGVSVHAIGTPLITNSDGTKFGKSEGNAIWLDSALVSPYAFYQFWLNTDDADVIGRLKVFTFLDRAEIERLEELVATEPFRREAQRTLARAVTTLVHGADATDKAIAAADALFGQGDIAALDAETLETALRELPNTTTAPTATIVQLLLDTGLSGSISEARRAIAQGGVSVNGVKVTDDTASIGGSTLPSGMAVLRRGKKTLAGIFVL, via the coding sequence GTGTCCGACCCCGCCATCCTCGCCGAACAGTCCAACGACCCGAGCTTCCCCGATATCTGGGAGGAGCTCGTGTGGCGTGGCCTGGTGCACGTGTCGACCGATGAAGGAGAGCTCCACGCCCTCCTCGCCGGCGACCCCATCACGTTCTACTGCGGATTCGATCCCACGGCGCCGAGCCTCCACCTCGGCAACCTCGTGCAACTGCTCGTCATGCGCCGGCTCCAGCTCGCCGGACACCGTCCGCTCGGACTCGTCGGAGGCTCGACCGGTCTCATCGGCGACCCCCGACCGACAGCCGAGCGCACTCTGAACACGCGCGAGACCGTCACCGAGTGGGTGGGCTACCTGCAGGGCCAGGTCTCCCGCTTCCTGAGCGCCGAGGGTGACAACGGCATGCGTCTGGTCAACAACCTCGACTGGACAGCGCCCCTCTCGGCGATCGACTTCCTGCGGGAGATCGGCAAGCACTACCGCGTCGGAACGATGATCAAGAAGGATGCCGTCGCGGCCAGACTCAACTCCGACGCGGGCATCAGCTACACCGAGTTCAGCTACCAGATCCTGCAGGGACTCGACTACCTCGAGCTGTACCGCAGCTACGGCTGCGTCCTGCAGACGGGCGGCAGCGACCAGTGGGGCAACCTCACGAGCGGAACCGACCTCATCCACCGCGCGGAGGGGGTGAGCGTGCACGCCATCGGCACTCCGCTCATCACCAACAGCGACGGCACCAAGTTCGGCAAGAGCGAGGGCAACGCCATCTGGCTCGATTCGGCGCTGGTCAGCCCATACGCCTTCTACCAGTTCTGGCTCAACACGGATGACGCCGACGTGATCGGCCGACTCAAGGTGTTCACGTTCCTCGATCGCGCTGAGATCGAACGGCTCGAGGAGCTCGTCGCCACCGAACCGTTCCGTCGCGAGGCCCAGCGCACGCTCGCACGCGCCGTCACCACTCTCGTGCACGGGGCCGATGCCACGGACAAGGCCATCGCCGCTGCCGACGCGCTGTTCGGTCAGGGCGACATCGCCGCACTCGATGCCGAGACGCTGGAGACCGCGCTCCGCGAACTGCCGAACACCACCACGGCTCCCACGGCGACGATCGTCCAGCTGCTACTCGACACCGGCCTCAGCGGCAGCATCAGCGAAGCTCGCCGGGCGATCGCGCAGGGCGGGGTGTCGGTGAACGGCGTCAAGGTGACCGATGACACGGCATCGATCGGCGGCTCGACGCTGCCGTCGGGGATGGCCGTCCTCCGACGCGGCAAGAAGACCCTCGCCGGAATCTTCGTACTCTAG
- a CDS encoding DNA-3-methyladenine glycosylase: protein MLDRAALSRDAVEVAPELLGALLTHRTGEGDVTVRLTEVEAYRGLGQDPGSHAHRGMTPRTTTMFGDAGHLYAYFTYGMHTCVNIVCSPAGSASAVLLRAGEVVDGIDLARSRRPSATRDRDLARGPARLASALGIRLAEDGADLFADPFALLAADAGVGVASGPRVGVSGAGGGAAYPWRFWIPGDPTVSAYRRHARSHD, encoded by the coding sequence ATGCTCGACCGCGCCGCCCTGTCCCGGGACGCCGTCGAGGTCGCCCCGGAGCTTCTCGGCGCCCTCCTCACCCACCGCACTGGCGAGGGCGATGTGACGGTGCGGCTCACCGAGGTCGAGGCCTATCGGGGTCTCGGCCAGGATCCCGGCTCGCATGCCCATCGAGGTATGACTCCGCGAACGACGACGATGTTCGGTGATGCCGGCCATCTGTACGCCTACTTCACCTACGGCATGCACACCTGCGTCAACATCGTCTGCTCACCGGCGGGATCGGCATCCGCCGTCCTGCTGCGAGCCGGCGAGGTCGTCGACGGGATCGATCTCGCGCGGAGTCGTCGGCCATCGGCGACGCGAGATCGAGACCTGGCGCGCGGTCCGGCGAGGCTGGCCAGCGCGCTCGGCATCCGTCTGGCCGAGGACGGAGCAGATCTCTTCGCCGACCCGTTCGCACTCCTGGCGGCGGATGCCGGCGTCGGCGTCGCGAGCGGGCCGCGCGTCGGCGTCTCGGGTGCAGGGGGAGGCGCTGCCTACCCGTGGCGGTTCTGGATTCCCGGCGATCCGACGGTGTCGGCCTATCGACGGCACGCGCGATCGCACGACTGA
- the argF gene encoding ornithine carbamoyltransferase has translation MTRHFLRDDDITPAEQAAILDLAVELKRDRYAVKPLAGPQTVAVIFDKSSTRTRVSFAVGIADLGGSPLIISTANSQLGGKETPSDTARVLERMVSAIVWRTYGQAGLEEMAAGTTVPVVNALSDDFHPCQLLADLLTLREHKGDLAGLSLTFLGDGASNMAQSYLLAGATAGMHVRVASPAGFEPSEQVVADAQAIAERTGGSITVGADAGALVDGVDVVVTDTWVSMGKEDEKAARVAAFGDYRVDAALMARAASDAVFLHCLPADRGFEVTADVIDGPQSIIWDEAENRLHAQKALLVWLLEQNGAN, from the coding sequence ATGACCCGCCACTTCCTCCGTGACGACGACATCACCCCGGCCGAGCAGGCCGCCATACTCGACCTCGCTGTCGAGCTGAAGCGCGACCGCTACGCGGTCAAGCCGCTGGCGGGGCCGCAGACCGTCGCCGTCATCTTCGACAAGTCGTCGACCCGCACGCGAGTGTCGTTCGCTGTCGGGATCGCCGACCTCGGTGGTTCGCCGCTCATCATCTCGACCGCCAACAGCCAGCTGGGCGGCAAGGAGACCCCGAGCGACACAGCCCGCGTTCTCGAGCGCATGGTCTCAGCCATCGTGTGGCGCACCTACGGGCAGGCCGGACTCGAGGAGATGGCGGCCGGAACCACCGTCCCGGTCGTCAACGCCCTCTCCGACGACTTCCACCCGTGCCAACTGCTCGCCGACCTGCTCACCCTCCGCGAGCACAAGGGCGACCTGGCCGGCCTCAGCCTCACCTTCCTCGGCGACGGCGCCAGCAACATGGCGCAGTCCTACCTGCTCGCGGGTGCCACAGCCGGCATGCACGTCAGGGTGGCCTCGCCCGCGGGATTCGAGCCGTCCGAGCAGGTCGTGGCCGATGCGCAGGCGATCGCGGAGCGCACCGGCGGATCGATCACCGTGGGCGCTGATGCCGGAGCGCTGGTCGATGGAGTCGACGTCGTCGTCACCGACACCTGGGTGTCCATGGGCAAGGAGGACGAGAAGGCGGCGCGGGTCGCGGCCTTCGGCGACTACAGGGTCGACGCCGCCCTGATGGCACGGGCGGCGTCGGATGCCGTCTTCCTGCACTGCCTTCCCGCAGACCGCGGGTTCGAAGTCACCGCCGATGTCATCGACGGTCCGCAGTCGATCATCTGGGACGAGGCGGAGAACCGCCTGCACGCCCAGAAGGCCCTCCTGGTCTGGCTGCTCGAGCAGAACGGAGCGAACTGA